Proteins encoded together in one Microcaecilia unicolor chromosome 3, aMicUni1.1, whole genome shotgun sequence window:
- the SLC35D3 gene encoding solute carrier family 35 member D3 → MRWCRGRLLGVSVAVAHGVFSGSLNILLKFLISRYHFTFLTLVQCLTSTTAALSLELLRRWGKVAVPAFGLSLARLFAGVTVLSTLQSSLTLWSLRGLSLPMYVVFKRCLPLVTLLIGVLVLRNGRPSLGVLLAVLITTCGAALAGAGDLTGDPVGYVTGALAVLVHAAYLVLIQKTSADSDHGPLTAQYAIAVSATPFLIIFSFASLDSINAWSSPCWKDPAMVCIFITCIMIGCAMNFTTLHCTYINSAVTTSFVGVVKSIATITVGMVAFNDVEPTSLFIAGVVVNTLGSIIYCVAKYIDTRRQSKYEDLEKETRGEDEEEHTGQPPFVMEEMSQEKGTDGADLAETVNGDRQLGGEEKKDTVGEVLASNGQVDSSSDRPKKNLLTDAYLGVWRLVRGVKYSEKDHLIENEELPSP, encoded by the exons ATGCGCTGGTGCCGGGGTCGGCTGCTGGGCGTCTCGGTGGCCGTGGCGCACGGGGTCTTCTCGGGCTCGCTGAACATCCTGCTCAAGTTTCTGATCAGCCGCTACCACTTCACTTTCCTGACGCTGGTCCAATGCCTGACGAGCACCACGGCGGCGCTGAGCCTGGAGCTGCTGCGGCGCTGGGGCAAGGTGGCCGTGCCCGCCTTCGGGCTGTCCCTGGCGCGGCTCTTCGCCGGGGTCACCGTGCTGTCCACGCTGCAGTCCAGcctgaccctctggtccctgCGGGGTCTCAGCTTGCCCATGTACGTGGTGTTCAAGCGCTGCCTGCCCCTGGTCACTCTGCTCATCGGGGTGCTGGTGCTGCGCAATGGCCGGCCCTCGCTGGGGGTGCTGCTGGCCGTGCTCATCACCACCTGTGGAGCCGCCCTGGCAG GAGCTGGTGACCTGACTGGTGATCCTGTAGGATACGTGACAGGAGCATTGGCAGTTCTAGTTCACGCTGCATACTTGGTGCTTATTCAGAAGACCAGCGCAGATAGTGACCATGGCCCCCTCACTGCCCAGTATGCCATTGCTGTTTCTGCTACACCTTTCCTCATCATCTTCTCTTTTGCCAGTCTGGATTCCATCAATGCTTGGTCTTCTCCATGCTGGAAAGACCCAGCTATGGTGTGCATATTTATTACTTGTATCATGATAGGTTGTGCCATGAACTTTACCACCCTCCACTGCACGTACATCAACTCAGCAGTGACCACCAGTTTTGTCGGTGTGGTGAAGAGCATCGCTACCATCACGGTAGGCATGGTGGCATTCAACGATGTGGAACCCACGTCACTTTTCATTGCAGGTGTAGTGGTTAATACCTTGGGTTCTATCATTTACTGTGTGGCCAAGTACATTGACACTAGAAGGCAGAGCAAGTATGAGGACCTGGAGAAAGAGACCAGGGGGGAAGACGAGGAAGAGCATACTGGCCAGCCACCATTTGTAATGGAGGAGATGTCCCAGGAGAAAGGGACGGATGGGGCAGACTTAGCTGAGACAGTAAATGGGGACAGACAATTGGgtggagaagaaaagaaagacacagTGGGAGAAGTATTGGCATCCAATGGCCAAGTGGATTCCAGCTCTGATCGACCCAAAAAGAATCTATTAACGGATGCTTACCTTGGAGTATGGAGGTTGGTTAGGGGTGTTAAGTATTCAGAAAAAGATCATTTGATAGAAAATGAAGAATTGCCATCTCCTTGA